The window TCCAGAGCAGCGATCTTGATCCCCTGCCGTTTCTCAATGACCCTGACAAATTCTGAAGCCTCCACAAGGGAATCCACAGTGCCAGTATCCAGCCAAGCATACCCCCGTCCAAGCAACCTAACATCCAAAGAACCATCTTCCAAATAAAGCCTGTTAAGATCTGTAATCTCAAATTCACCCCTTGCAGAAGGCTTCACCATTTTTGCAAACTCCACAACCCTATTATCATAAAAATAAAGCCCGGTAATGCAATAGTTTGACTTTGGATTTTTCGGTTTTTCCTCCACAGAGATGACCCTACCATCCCCATCAAACTCCACGACTCCAAACCTCTCAGGATCATTTACATAGTAGCCAAAAATCGTAGCCCTACCTTTGTCGCTGTTTTTAGCTGCCTCTTTGAGATGATTTGTAAGCCCACTTCCATAAAAGATATTATCTCCTAATATCATAGCACAATTTGAGTCACCTATAAACTCCTCACCTATCAAAAAGGCTTGGGCCAGTCCATCTGGGGAGGGTTGTACAGCATAGGATAACTTAATACCAAACTGCTCACCACTGCCCAAAAGTCTTTCGAAATTCCCTATATCATGGGGTGTAGATATTATAAGTATATCCCTAATCCCTGCCAACATCAGTACAGACAAAGGGTAATAAATCATTGGTTTATCATACACAGGCAAAAGCTGTTTACTGGTAACCATCGTAATGGGGTATAATCTCGTCCCACTACCACCAGCAAGGATGATACCTTTCATATATCCACCTTTTTAATTAATAGGCCCCTTCTTTTTTTAAAACTGTTTTAACAGTTTTAAAGAGTATTACAATATCAAGCCAGAGAGACCAATTCATAACATACCATGAGTCCAACCAAACTCTAAACTCATAGCTTGTATCACTTCTTCCACTAACCTGCCAAAGA of the Calditerrivibrio sp. genome contains:
- the rfbA gene encoding glucose-1-phosphate thymidylyltransferase RfbA; translated protein: MKGIILAGGSGTRLYPITMVTSKQLLPVYDKPMIYYPLSVLMLAGIRDILIISTPHDIGNFERLLGSGEQFGIKLSYAVQPSPDGLAQAFLIGEEFIGDSNCAMILGDNIFYGSGLTNHLKEAAKNSDKGRATIFGYYVNDPERFGVVEFDGDGRVISVEEKPKNPKSNYCITGLYFYDNRVVEFAKMVKPSARGEFEITDLNRLYLEDGSLDVRLLGRGYAWLDTGTVDSLVEASEFVRVIEKRQGIKIAALEEIAYHQGWIDKAVLLESANRYGKSPYGEHLKKVAEGRIRY